attctctttaaaTTCTGCATCCTCAGCATTAATGTCTATTGTTTCCTGCTCTTCCGTTTGGTTGATCTCCATAGCTGTTTCAGCAGAAGATTCCTCTTCTGTTCCCTGTACAGAAGTCTGTTTCTCATCAACCAGTccattcatttcttcctctgttaaTGCAGCATCTTCAGGTTCTGAAGGCAGAGTCTCCACAGACAACGTCCCACAGAGAAGACTATCCACTTTGCTGAGAGGAAATTCATGAAGATTATTGAAAAAAGGTTTTGGAAATCCAAAACAACTGGTGGCAGCTCTAACGGGACCACCTCCTGGATACATCTGGATAATGGATCCATAGCctacaaaagggaaaaaaatattttgaagtagTTCCTTTTAAAAGTATGAAAACCAAGagtatttcttaaatttcaAATTAGCCCTCATCCTCTGTGTTACTGTACGACTTACCTCCCATTCGCTCCATCACGGCCCCAAGCACAAGGCCTGCACATGTTTCCATTACGACCATCTTGTTGCCAGCACGGACATTTCCTAAAGTAAGCATCTGAGCTAGAGTGTCATAACGCAAATGGCTAGAAGACAAAGGGTTTCAACAAAtatcaaatttcttttcttagaaTCGGACACATAGCTCAATAGAGGCCAAACAAAGGATgttggggaaggagaaggaaagaggttTGAGAAACCTTCGATAAAACAAAAAGGTAAGAAGTAAGAGACCTCTACAAATGCAAAGAGCTACTGCCAGAAAGGTAATTAGCAAAACAGAGGTGGCAGGGAAGTGGTAAAAGCTGATGGTGCAtgcaaaagaatttttttcttcactacaGGAGCATATTGATTCATTTTCTATatcacattatttttcattaatttacaGTCCTTCCATTAGCAAGAAAAAGAGTGGTATTATATACAATAATActagaatattttttcaaaatattcataTCTCTGTTATCGTTcaagaagagaatgaaaataaaaacttacaTAATTTTGCCAGGTTCCCTTGCATAATACATTGTTGAAAGAATGCGAGTGGATGGTTTTACAATTGTAATAACTGCCTCGTATCTGTAAGAAGTACACAGCAGCAACAGCCTTACTTCAAGCACAACAAATTCAGGAGCTACtaaatattttccacattttaaaattcacttacttttttttcttcttctttatgtatttatctTGAGCAAATTCTGTTTTGTCTCGGAAGGTTGTACTGTTCTCTATTAACTGTTGAACAATTTCCTTAGAAGAGacaatttatattaatttattacaGCCAGTATGTATTTCTCATTCATTTCATATTTAGtgggtatttttgtttgtttttttctaacaagCACAAAAAATACTACATACATTTCTCTATTGGAAGAAAAAGTTCTGCTGACATTAAtggcaaaataaaattctaCTAATCAGCCAGTCACTAATTCAGCTTTAACTGTGAAGCCTCACTACCTACATATTTTTATCTCATGCTGAATATGAAGGAGACTACCCTGTTCTCTGTAGCTGATCAGTCTTTTTTAGTCACGCTGTATTTAGAATGGGACAGAGTTATGTCTGTTGGCAATTATGGAACAGTTAACACATATTCTAAGTTCTCAGTTTAACTTTCACCATTGGGTACAGCCACGTAAAATAGTTACTACATCTTTGAACAAAAGAAGGAACCTGATGTCATAAGCAGTATTTACTTGAATCTAATCCTTCTCTGGGTCTCTGACTTCAGCATCTCTGTCTCCGAGGATATCTTTTgcatatatatactttttttgtGTAGACCACTTTAGTTTTTCCTCTCTATTCTGGCTATTTATCAGGCATCTCCCTTACCCCACTTAATTACTTCTGTCTTTCAAATTGTGCTAGAGTCCTGTGCCAGCTCCTTGCAGGACATCAAACTCTTTAGTATTTGCTATTTCCTACTAGGAGTCCTAGTACTTCTTCCTCCTCTACCTTCCATATTTTCCCAGAtttccagtttttgttttcaggtcTTGTTCTTATTTCCTCCCTTTGCCAATCCAACTCTCATTTCTCATGCTTTCAGGTTCCAGCTGGAGTGATCATTAAGACctccaacagaaaaaaaaaaaaagctttcattgtTCAGATTTGTCTTCATGCCTGCAAGATAATAaatgctgcacagtgctgttctGGTTGCTGTGATCAAAGTTGGAATGACGGAATTCTATGTTCCTTTTAAATATGCGTGAAGAGCAACAGTGTAGTCTGGCCTAATAGGAGTTTGGAGAGGCTGGTGGTAGGAAATGACGCAAGGAGTATTTTCAGCATGGACAGCTGAAAGCTCCCACTGTGCTTTGAGAACTTAGTCCAAAATACAATGGTGCCAGTAGTTTTCACTTGCTAGTTTTTCAAGCCTTTGAAAGCTGTGTTATTAAGAGGGTGAATCAGTGCATATTTTGCCTTATTcttggaaaaaattaaatgtggtatctacttttttttccaccagtaAAATGAAACGAGATAATATTCCTGCAGGGTAAGCATAACAAGCTAAAGGCAAGCTGCAGCACTTTGCAGTACCCCAGGAATACTACAGCCTAATACCACACACTTCAGAATATGGGAGGAATTTGGGAAGgtgatgggaaaaataaaagcttaatttCACAGAGCAATCATCTCTCAAACTAAGCCTGCATCACAAAGCCTGGGCattgactttttacacagtctgatagtgatggGACAgaggagaatggctttaaatttaaaaagggAAGACATAGGTTAGATGCAAGGAAGGAATTCTTCATTCAGGGTGGTGAGGACCTGGAACagctacccagagaagctgtggtgccctaTCCCTAAAGGTActccaggccaggttggatggggccctgggcagcctgagctgggggaaGGGGCGGATGGACGGACGGACgggacagccctgcccatggctggggaTTGGGCTGGGTGGgctataaggtctcctccaacccaGACCATCCTGCAATTCTATGGTGATGACAAAGACATGTCATTCACATACAATAAAATCGAATTTTACCAGATATTCATGGAAGGATAGTATCTATTGCTGCTAATATAACAGTCTAAAATGAATATTCAGAAGCCACAGTTCACAAAGCAGACTATTTTAATGACCTACATTATCAGTATGATACATGTACAGCACAGACATGCAGAGGACATAAAGAAAAGACAGGGTGACCTTCTGCCACAGAGCTAATGAGAACTAACAGAAAATGTCAAAGCTATCAGACTCATTAGTACATTCTTATCAAAGAGAGAACACCAAGAGAAGCACAACCATGGAAACGCAGGAAATACCGTTCTAAACTCCTGGGACTCATCCATTATTAAGCTGGCAAAAGCAGAACAGCTGTtctgaacagcagcaacaaaaagcaaagtgaaaagaCGAGATGAACTTGATGTAAGCATGAGCAATTTCTTATCTTTTATGAGAAAGGATAAACCAAAGATGAGAGAGAATTTTGGCTGACAACATCTGCAGAACAGAACGTGCTGCATAACATTTAATAAGGCCTCACTTCTTGTGGATTAAGTGTGGGGTATAAACCAACACCTTTTCTAAAAGAACTGATCTCTTGGGAATACTCTTAGCTTTTGAGGTGCAGATAAAACACATGCATCACTGTTTGGTAGGCAGCAGCCTAGAGGCACACCTATAATATGTTTGTTACATAGTGTCATTAGTTAATGAGTATATGTTTGTCCATAATCCTTCACTACATCTTTGACAGTTTTATTATTGGACAATTTTAATACATCTGTAATATACAagtaatattttgaattttttaagaaacaaacagaaagagtGATCATGTGAATTATATTTCCTTCGTGATTTATATTTATCTTACATCTATTGTATTCCTTTATATGTCTGTTACGACTCTTAATTCATACTTGACTTTCTACTGATAAAGTTATCAACCTTACATGaagttttctctgaaaacagcttttgcatttttgtaAAAACAGATCTTGagcagaagaacaaagaaaaagcactgaagtCTATGCGCCATTAAAAGAATAGCCTGTTCCATAAACTGAAAGATAACCATCAAGGTAGCACAGAAATGACACCAAAACCTTATTTTTTACCTGTCCTTTAATACCCTTGTCCTTCAAAGCCTTTATGTCATCATGAGTCAGTTTTTGAGACTTTCCATCGTCAACTATGTTACGATTATCTGTACctgcttcttttgtttctaaGAGAAAAGGATATAGATTTGTAAAATCTACCTCTAAGTACTTTTCAGTTGGAGAAACATGATTTAAGTTTCACAGAAAGCAGACCTCTCCACATTAAACCCACATGCTTTGTGCTCTTGCCAAGTATCTTGTAAGCAATTAACATGTAAGATACATCTTCCTCCATATATTCACCCAAATTAAGGTTCAAATTTTCTCCCATATTAAGAAGTATATTTGTTACAGGACAACTGGAACTGCAGATCAAGTAAAAAACATGCACTTCTATGACAGAAATAAGTAAcataatttaatgaaaaattaatagaaaGCTTTTCCATCATCCTTGGTCTTATCAAAGAATAACTTGTtagtgcttttttccccccaagcaTCAATCAATCGTCTGCAATACCTGTGGTAGTCTCTTCCACCTGTCGCTTTGGCTGCAGGTTTCCATCACTTGTTACTTCAAATGTAGTTCCATACACATGTCCAATGGCATTATCCAGATAGAAGCCCTGcttctcaaaaataatttttctgaaataataaaaaagttaaTGACATTTAAGGCATCATTTTAACCATGTCTGAAAGGACAGGTGACAGGATTTGAAAACCCCCAACAGCTGGAAGTCAACTTGATGTACACCTGTTTTAGCTATGCCTTTGAAGCAAACCAGGACAACCATAAAGAACGAAATGCTAACTACTATTAACCACACCACCACATTATGCTGAAACTGgtgaggaaaagaatgaaaaacttGAATTCAGTGTGCAGCATGAGCAATGTGTTTTTAGTTCACAAGAACTCTGAAATGAGAAGTAAAACATAGGGATATAGAATTTAAATTGTACAGCACCATTTTCGACACGAGAAACAAAGCATCCAACCACAGATACTGCCACATGTTCTCAGCCTTACTCTGATTAGATTACAGAAAATAACGAATTAACACAGAAGTTATTTCATTCCCTATATTTGCTCTTTtactttattctttcctttatgATGGATGCTTAAACAAAACTAAGGCTATGCACAGATTTGCAAAAAGGGATCTGACAGCAATGTCCTGGTAATGCTCTGCAGGCCAACAGAGTAACCACCATTTGAATAGCTACAAGTATTAACTGAAGAACCCCTCCGGCACCCGATTCTTCTGCTCAGCATAAAGCCTCTCAATAACCAGCATTCCCAGCTTCATTTCCTAGGCTTTGCTCACATACAATACCTTTCAGTCTCCACTAAATAAAAAGGCCAGAACGCCAATGCAATGGTCTACAAACTCATCTGCTGCACTGGGAAGAGCACTGGAAGGGCTGTCCCTTGATTACAGTATTTCCTGCTGGGGTACACGGGCTCCCTGCTATACCAGCAGGCCTAGGAAAGGGAAGCAGACTGTCACAACAGCACCGTCCCACTgaagctgctccctgccctgctaCAAAAACAACACCGCCCCTTGCAGAATGCAGCGCACACAACAAGGGAAGCACGGCGACGGCATCTCCAACCTGCTGCTCTCTCTCAGCTCTTCAGTTGACATCACTTCGACAACGGCACCTCAGCTATCTTTTAAATTCGTTACATCTCTGTAAAAAAACGCAACTAAATCCTCGCTGCTTTCAGCCGCCGCACGCGGGACAGAACTGACACCTCCTAGGTTTTCAGCGAAGGGTCCCACGGCGCGACGACCGCGGGAGGCTGCAGAAAGACCgcaaaagaaaatggaaaaccGCCCACCGATCCCTCACCTCTGCCGCAGCACGGGCACGGCTTTGAAGACGTCACCCCGCTTCAGCACGGCGCAGTCCCCCTCACAAATTCGCAAGCTCAACCTCCGCTCAGCCTCCATGACCATCGATGTGCTCCCGCCGGAAGTGTGTGCTCTCGCCGGAAGTTCCCCCGCGCTGCTTCTGGTGACAGTGCGCAGGCGCCGCTCAGGAAGCGGTTTCCCGCCTGCGTTGGGGTGTGAGGGAAGCGGTGCGCCTTACAGAGTTTAGCGGCTCCTTCGGGGTTTCGGCCTCAGCGATTTCTGTTAACTTTGCTCCGATGTGTTTTGATCTACTCTGCTTCTTCAAGCGCCGAGGCTGAGATGAGCAGGGACCTCAGGGGCAGGGGGTGTTCCCGAGGACGGGGCTTCCAGGGCTGGCGAGGAGGCTGGCGGGGAGGCTGGCGGGGAGGCTGGCGGGGAAGGGCGCAAAAGGTGGAGTGGAAGAGACAGCCTCAGCCTGGTGAGccagctcctccctgctgcctcGTAGCCTGCTTGTCACTGGACAGCGGCAGTTTGTTGTCTCCTGGTGCGCTGAGATCTGTGAAACTGTCATACCCACCTTGTTTTAATCTCAATCTCTTTCAGCAAGTTCTCGACTCGTTCAGTCAACTTTGGACCAGTTTATTCCATATAAGGGCTGGAAGCTTTATTTCTCTGAAGGTACTTTTAGGTCAAAGTTAAGTCTAGCAAATATCCTGATCGCTTTTCTCTGAGTCTGGTTACACATAGAGCGGATAAGAGGAATAGAAAGCAACTGAAGTTCGTGTTTGTTATGTGAGAAGATAAATGCAATAAAAGATCAGTCTTGTAGCATACTGTAATATCTGTGGGTTCTGAACCTTGGAAAGGAATTTTGAATAGTATAAAATACAGTCTATTGATAAACTTGATGGAAACGTGTTCGGTTAGCTACACGAAGCATGCAGTCTGTCATGCTGGCACATGGGCAcctctgctgtgcttttctcttACCTGCTTGACCTATGTCAGCATAGACATGGTTCTCTTCTGTCAGAGACCTTGTAACAACATTACTGTCATACTGTAGAGAGCAGCCATCTTTCTCTGTTCCGGAAAGCAGAAAtagaatgaaagagaaacagcctgtttatgtatttattgaAATGGGAACAATAGTTTCTGTCAGTTACTAATGCTATGTGTTTCTGGTTAGCTTATGCTGACAAGTCACCTTTTGTCCAGAAGACACAAGCCTTTGAAAAATTTTTTATGCAACGCATTGAACTTTATGATAAGGtaagtaaatatttctttgtgtatgtatgtatctcTCTAATTATATTGATGCAGTAGCAtatgttttttaatgtgttttttctttcaaagatgatCTCCATCACAGCTGTGAAATGttttatgacattttctttgtgtGGTGCTTATCATTTTAAGTGTATTTTATGACTTGAAATATTTCACAGgatgaaatagaaagaaagggAAGCATCCTTGTGGATTACAAGGAACTGATAGAAGATAGAGAATTAACTAAAACAATACCAAATGTATCTACTGAGCTACGGGATATGCCtcagaaaatactgcagtgcATGGGTTTGGCAATTCATCAGGTAAACTTGAAGTTCTTTTAGATGTGAACATAACTGTCATGATTAAGTAGTCAGTCAAATTTAAAGGCaattatgttattaaaaaaacacacaacgtatttctgtgcttttctctaTTACGGAAACCTGCTGTTTATTCAGAAACTCAACAACCTCCTTTTCTGTATCCTATCTGTATGACCCACAAAATCCTGTTCTGAaaatgctttggttttgttgcattttgtcTATTTGTATCAAAACAGTTGACGAAAACTAAGTGGAATTCTAATAGATACATAACAGAGACATCTTATTCCTGTTTTATTAGTGTATTGTGGGTTGCCTGGGCGGTTTGTCCCAGCTCACAGTAGAGCCATTCCTGGTGGCTGGCTGGGGGAGCAGGTGCAGGAATTCCTGGCTCCATTCAATATCTCCTGTGGCATTTAAAGATGAATTCTCAGACATTTTTGTCAAACAACTCTCTACACGTTGACCAAGATTAAAGGTtattatatacttttttttagctgagaaaaCTTTACAAATGTcataattttaaattctttttagaATGAAGCTTAGAACTgggaagaaacaggaaaatactgTAACAGGAGTTGCTGAACAGCAGAGAGCTCTCTAGACTTCCCTAATGTGACAGATAGCAGTCAAAGAACAGCCAACTGAATCCATGTTGTATGACATGCTGTGTTCATGTTTGCCCTTCTGTTCTGTGTAGGTGCTAACCAAGGACCTTGAAAGgcatgctgcagagctgcaggtgcagGAAGGGATACCACTGGATGGAGAGCCTATAATAAATGTTCCTCTCATTCATGCCAGGTAATGGGTGTTGGGcatttgttctgtttgcagGAGCATCTTTTAGCCTCTCTTGTAAGGATCATCAGTGTCCATGCATGCTGCTGGAGGCGTACTTGTTTTGCTGAGAGACTTTGCTCTTTGAATCTACTTCCAGAGCAGTCTGTTTTTGTCTTCACAATGACAAAAGCTAAGCTGTCCttgtgaaggaaaaagcaaaagcagaaagaccCTTACAACCCTGTTtgtaaaatgaagaaacagcttATAAATGAAGTATGATGTAAAacatgtttattaaaaaaaaaagaaatatatttacgTATTTGCTCGTTATTgaaggaaataggaaaatattcaaaagGATCTAGGCCTTTGGTAGTAAAAGGTTTGCCTTTAATTAGGAAGTTTATTATAAACCTGCATCCTTTTAATTAGACAGTGGAAGGTGTTTAGGAAAACCTCTGACCAGAGAATGTATATACAATATCTCAAATCCTGTGGGGCAATTATGGACTGTGATTCTGCAGAAGAAAGTATTCATAAGACAATCAATATATGATacttccaaaatatttctgcaacaCAGGCAGGGTGGAGCAGTGGGTTGGTGGAATTTAGGATCCTAAGAAGAAGGAGCAAGGCAAAGAAAAGTAGGACCTAAATCTACTTGTaggtgaaatattttctgtttgtgtcaGTCCTAGTCGTTTCCAGGAGAGATGTATTGCCATACAAGCAACATGTATAGCTGTGAAGGTATATACAACTGGAGGATATTAAATGTGCTGCTTTCAAGAACAGGAGTTGGGCAGTATGTCATGCGTTCACAGATCAAATCATTCTAGTCATTGCTCAAGAGTACTGTTGGTAGTTAGCATGTACGCCTCTTCTTTTTGCTTGGCTGCAGCATTTTTGGTTCATCAGTTAAGTGTGGTAAACTTTCAAATTGCTCTTACTTAACATCTTTTGTAGACTGTACAACTATGAACCACTAACTCAGCTGAAAAATGTTCGGGCCAACTGTTACGGGAAATACATTGCCTTGCGTGGCACTGTTGTACGTGTCAGTAACATTAAGCCTCTGTGCACTAAGCTGGCCTTTGTATGTGGCACATGTGGAGATGTTCAGAGTGTTCCTCTGCCTGATGGAAAGTACACTCTTCCCACTAAGGTAAGTTAAAATCATCTAACTTtatgtttttcccttttgcatttttgtagggctttgaaaaataacaacactGGTAATATTTAAAATAGGTGAGTGTGAAGGGGAGTAGTTCAGATGTTTAAAGCTAGATTAAACAGTGAACGCAttagaaaaaattaaacttacCGTCCAACTTTGCATTACTACACAACGctgttatttggaaaaaaatgtattctggtGAGACAAAGCAGTTTGTAGAATCTCCTGCCAAAAAAGGGATTGTACCAATCGTGTGTATTTTTTCCAACAGCTGAATCAGGAATCAGCTGGCTGTGCTCTTTATTATCGATGTATATGTTAATTTATAACCCTAATTTCGCTTGGATTTTCTCTCCTGAAATTGCGTTAGTAAATCTCATTGTTTTACTTACTTTCTtttgggggaaggaaaaaaaaaaacaacaacatttaaaaactattattAAAGAGATTTGAGAATGAATTAGAATTAATACTGTTACAGTGCCTTGTTCCTGAGTGCCGTGGCCGGTCATTCACACCTGACAGGAGCTCTCCTTTAACTACCACAGTGGACTGGCAGTCTGTTAAGTAagcttctttcccttctgcacAAAAATGTAATGCAACAGGGCAGTCCAGAAGTGACAGAGAGGCTCACTGTGCTTTATACTGCGTAACTTTAATCTCTCTatgctctttcagtttaaagccctTAGTCCTGTCCCTTCACTGTGCTCCCTGCTGGAGTCCCTCCCCAACTTTCCTACAGGCTTCTTCGGGTAGTGGAAGGCTGCGgtgagatctccccagagctttctcttctcctggctGAATATGCCCAACTCCTTCAGactgtcttcataggagaggtgctccagccctctgagcatttttgtggtcctcctctggacctgcttcaacagctccacatctttcttgttctgggggCTCCACAGCTGGATGGAGTTCtctagatggggcctcacgagagcagagcagaggggaataATGCCCTCCCcgtccctgctgccacccctctgttgctgcagcccaggatactgttggccttgcaggctgcaagtgcacgctgctggctcatgtccagtttttGTCCACAAGAACACCTGagtcctctgcagggctgctctcagtttCTTCTCCAGCCTTGTGCTAGGAGTTGCCCCAACTCAAGCATGGCATGCTGGCTGGCACTTAGCTTCATTGGACTCCATGAGGTTCACACAgcccacctctccagcctgtccaggtccctctggatgccATCCCTTCCTTGCAATTTGTTGACTACATGACTTAGCTTGGTGCCATTTGTGGGCTCACTTGGGGTTACATGCGATCCCTGTCCATATCTCAGACAAATATGGTAAATAGTGCTGATCCCAATACTATTGAGAAATGTTAAGTTTGTGCCCTCTGCATCTTTCTTCAATTGTTGTTAACTTTAACATCTATTGCTTAATTAACATCTATTGCTTAATAATTCCTTTTAATGATCTGGAGGTCAGTTAGGAAAACCCTGTTAAATTACATCCATCAGTTGTGACAGTTGAATGAGCAAAATGTAAACTTAAGGGCtaaaaatcttgttttaaaatgatacTCATGTCTCCAATACCCCAGGCATACCCTGTAGAAAGCAGTAGTGCAGGGCCTTCCCATTCATCTGCTTTTTATGTCCAATCAGCAAGCATGCCTAAAGATGTCAGAACTTTGCTAGGGGGGAACATGTTACAGTTTCCATTTCTACAGAAACTAACAGTGTTAATGTAGCGAGGTAGACattggatttcttttcttttttttcctcactcctGCTGTACTGTCACCACCGCTGACTGTTCTGTAACACACATTCAGGAGAGCTGTTTCTTGGCCAGCCCTCTGCAGCTACACAGAGTGAGCTACTGGTCTTGCTGTGGTCTGAGAAAATTCTTGGGCTTTGCTAAGGTTAAAATGCCAATTGTGCATTCATTGGGGCTGTAATGTCTGACATCCTCACTTTGTACATGAAGTCTATCTTATTTCACATACTGTACTTATTTCTATGTTAACATGCTCACTGGTGCTAGCTGTTATTTCAGGAGTTCATTGTTACTGTCTTTTGGGGTTTTATGTATAATATATTTCCGTTTGTTAAAGTCTgaactgaaaaatgcttttctccaaATTCAGCATTGCTGTTTTTAGTACTGATCAGGACATTTCTTGTGCCTCCCTTCTCAGTTCAGAAAGGACTGGTTAGAAGTTCGTGTCTACGGAGTTTGTATGCTGTAATTGCATTGGAACGTTATGCACGGAGTTTGTGTTGTGTGggtttgtgtgctgcagggttCAGGAGCTCATGTCAGATGATCAGAGAGAAGCAGGCCGAATCCCTCGCACGATCGAATGTGAGCTGGTTCAAGATCTTGTGGACAGTTGTGTCCCAGGAGATGTGGTCACAATTACAGGGGTAGTTAAAGTGTCCAGCACTGAGGAAGGTAAGAGATGGATCCTGGAAGACTTCTTTTTGTCTGGGGGGCTTTTCTATTGATTATATGAGATAAACAGCCCTCCCCTTTCATTTGAGCTTGCAAAGTTGTACAAGAATTAAATGTATATCTCTTCAGAAGTTCCCAGAATTTCACAACAAGGCTTCATTTTGAACAAGCAGTGTGCTTTGCTGTTTGAGAGGAGCACCGTCTCTAATGTCTACTGATAGTTGGGCTTTGTCTTCTGCAACTCACTGGTCTGTGTGTAATGCTAGTCCTGAAGTGGCAGCACTGACACAAAGTGCTTCGTAGTATGTCAGCTGGTAGGAAAGCCTTCTCTGAACTAATAATATGAGGAGGACATCCTTATTTCTTCAAGTCTcattaagatttcttttttttttttttgcttaaccTTTTCCCCTTGATGTTTCTTTGAAGGACAGGAAAACCATCATGCTACTGTGAAGGCATATTATCTTTCTCAATTTAGTCCTCCCTggagaaactttttttccccaagtgaAAAACTATGCTGTGCACAGCTGTAATAGAGTGAATATATTGCAGAGAATTTCAGTAGTGATTTACTGTGTGCCTGCATTCACTGCTCAGTAATCATTCTCTTGAGGATATAGAAAATGTTTAACTGCTAAGGTACATGTGTACCTAAAAGCATGGAACTTAATGAACAAATGTAACTAGAAGCTGTAAGTCACTGTACATCAATTTTTGCAGACGTAGGCGTTgaactatttaaaatatgaacagCCTGTATTTTGCACGTACCTATACCTTACATTTGTGAGTTGCCTTGTGCCATTTTTAAGTAACATTGGTACTTACGatgtaaaaattatttcttaattgtCTGTCAATCTTTCTAACAGGAGTGTCTAAAAATAAGAATGACAAGTGTGTGTTCTTGTTGTACATTGAAGCAAATTCTGTCAGCAACAGTAAaggacaaaaaacaaagaattttgaGGAAGGGACTTTTCAACGATCATTCATGGAGTTTTCACTTAAGGACCTCTATGCTGTTCAAGAAATTCAAGCTGAGGAAAATCTCTTCAGGATTATTGTGAAGTAAGTTGTGTCAGAGCTAGGTCAGGCATGACCAAATTCAGTCCAATGTGGCAGCTGATCTTAAAGCTATGAGATGTCTGAGGCTTGGACA
This genomic stretch from Meleagris gallopavo isolate NT-WF06-2002-E0010 breed Aviagen turkey brand Nicholas breeding stock chromosome 2, Turkey_5.1, whole genome shotgun sequence harbors:
- the TRMT6 gene encoding tRNA (adenine(58)-N(1))-methyltransferase non-catalytic subunit TRM6 isoform X1, encoding MVMEAERRLSLRICEGDCAVLKRGDVFKAVPVLRQRKIIFEKQGFYLDNAIGHVYGTTFEVTSDGNLQPKRQVEETTTETKEAGTDNRNIVDDGKSQKLTHDDIKALKDKGIKGQEIVQQLIENSTTFRDKTEFAQDKYIKKKKKKYEAVITIVKPSTRILSTMYYAREPGKIIHLRYDTLAQMLTLGNVRAGNKMVVMETCAGLVLGAVMERMGGYGSIIQMYPGGGPVRAATSCFGFPKPFFNNLHEFPLSKVDSLLCGTLSVETLPSEPEDAALTEEEMNGLVDEKQTSVQGTEEESSAETAMEINQTEEQETIDINAEDAEFKENKERENKENVREKQRKQWERRKKLTETAALLREKNADGLLVASKFHPTPLLLSLLEFVAPSRPFVVYCQYKEPLLECYTKLRERGGVVNLKLSETWLRSYQVLPDRSHPKLTMSGGGGYLLSGITVVLDKGKSDSSNLEALKMEEPSSKRCKVQDLCC
- the TRMT6 gene encoding tRNA (adenine(58)-N(1))-methyltransferase non-catalytic subunit TRM6 isoform X2: METCSQSDRWKRLPQEIVQQLIENSTTFRDKTEFAQDKYIKKKKKKYEAVITIVKPSTRILSTMYYAREPGKIIHLRYDTLAQMLTLGNVRAGNKMVVMETCAGLVLGAVMERMGGYGSIIQMYPGGGPVRAATSCFGFPKPFFNNLHEFPLSKVDSLLCGTLSVETLPSEPEDAALTEEEMNGLVDEKQTSVQGTEEESSAETAMEINQTEEQETIDINAEDAEFKENKERENKENVREKQRKQWERRKKLTETAALLREKNADGLLVASKFHPTPLLLSLLEFVAPSRPFVVYCQYKEPLLECYTKLRERGGVVNLKLSETWLRSYQVLPDRSHPKLTMSGGGGYLLSGITVVLDKGKSDSSNLEALKMEEPSSKRCKVQDLCC